In Arachis hypogaea cultivar Tifrunner chromosome 17, arahy.Tifrunner.gnm2.J5K5, whole genome shotgun sequence, a single window of DNA contains:
- the LOC112764074 gene encoding stearoyl-[acyl-carrier-protein] 9-desaturase 6, chloroplastic-like, with the protein MITEEALPTYQTRLNQLHGVADKTGSCTSPWAVWSRAWAAEENRHGDLLQTYLYLSGRVDMRMIDRTIHYLIAAGMQWNIDKNPYMGFVYTSFQERATFISHGNTARLAKKNGDSVLARICGTIAADEKRHENAYVKIVEKLLEVDPTETMVAISNMMRKGITMPAHLMQDGKDPHLFDHFSAVAQRLGVYTAADYADILEFLIQRWKLEKIQDLTTEGRRAQDFVCGLAPRIRRLQERADERARKTEPHSVKFSWIFNKEVSLI; encoded by the exons ATGATCACGGAGGAAGCTTTGCCCACTTATCAAACAAGGTTGAACCAGCTCCATGGCGTTGCGGATAAGACGGGCTCATGCACAAGCCCGTGGGCAGTGTGGTCTCGGGCTTGGGCCGCAGAAGAGAATAGGCATGGAGACTTGCTTCAAACTTATTTGTACCTTTCAGGTCGAGTTGATATGCGTATGATTGACCGGACCATCCATTACTTGATTGCAGCTGGCATG CAATGGAATATAGACAAGAATCCATATATGGGATTTGTGTACACATCATTTCAAGAACGAGCTACTTTTATTTCACACGGCAACACGGCTCGGCTTGCTAAGAAAAACGGTGATTCAGTGCTTGCGCGAATATGTGGCACCATTGCTGCAGATGAAAAGCGTCACGAGAATGCATACGTAAAGATCGTTGAGAAGCTTCTAGAAGTGGATCCTACAGAGACAATGGTAGCAATATCAAACATGATGCGCAAGGGAATCACAATGCCAGCACACTTGATGCAGGATGGGAAGGATCCACACCTCTTTGATCACTTCTCTGCAGTGGCACAACGACTTGGTGTCTACACAGCCGCTGATTATGCTGACATTTTGGAGTTTTTGATCCAACGGTGGAAATTAGAGAAGATACAGGATTTAACGACTGAAGGAAGACGTGCACAGGATTTTGTGTGTGGTCTAGCACCCAGGATTAGAAGGTTGCAAGAACGAGCTGATGAAAGAGCGCGTAAAACAGAGCCACATAGTGTCAAATTTAGTTGGATTTTCAATAAGGAAGTGTCATTGATATAA